A window of the Anoplopoma fimbria isolate UVic2021 breed Golden Eagle Sablefish chromosome 17, Afim_UVic_2022, whole genome shotgun sequence genome harbors these coding sequences:
- the ube2j2 gene encoding ubiquitin-conjugating enzyme E2 J2, producing MNNNGNKRAPTTATQRLKQDYLRIKKDPVPYICAEPLPSNILEWHYVVRGPEKTPYEGGYYHGKLIFPREFPFKPPSIYMITPNGRFKCNTRLCLSITDFHPDTWNPAWSVSTILTGLLSFMVEKGPTLGSIETSDYTKRQLSAQSLAFNLKDKVFCELFPDVVDEMKQKQKAQEELSARTQPLPLPDVVPDGDPQHAHYGLPALNGGPVPLGGANPVPGLQQANRNHGLLGGALANLFVIVGFAAFAYTVKYVLRSIAQE from the exons ATGAACAACAACGGGAATAAGAGAGCTCCAACTACAGCCACTCAGCGACTGAAGCAGGATTACCTCAGGATAAAGAAAGACCCTGTGCCTTACATCTGTGCAGAACCTCTACCTTCCAACATCCTAGAATG GCACTATGTAGTCAGAGGTCCTGAAAAAACTCCATATGAAG GGGGATATTATCACGGAAAACTCATATTTCCTCGGGAATTTCCTTTTAAACCACCAAGCATCTATATGATAACACCAAATGGGAGATTCAAGTGCAATACAAG GTTATGTTTGTCTATTACAGACTTCCATCCAGACACGTGGAACCCTGCGTGGTCTGTCTCCACCATCCTTACAGGTCTGCTCAGCTTCATGGTGGAGAAAGGCCCCACCCTCGGCAGCATTGAGACCTCTGACTACACA aaaaGACAGCTGTCAGCCCAAAGCCTGGCCTTCAACCTCAAGGATAAAGTGTTCTGTGAGCTGTTTCCGGATGTAGTCGAT GAGATGAAGCAGAAACAAAAGGCCCAGGAGGAGTTAAGCGCCCGCACTCAGCCCCTCCCCTTACCCGATGTGGTTCCTGACGGTGACCCTCAGCACGCCCACTACGGGCTCCCCGCCCTCAACGGAGGTCCCGTCCCCCTTGGGGGCGCTAACCCCGTCCCTGGCCTGCAGCAGGCCAATCGCAACCATGGACTTTTAGGTGGAGCTCTTGCCAACCTGTTTGTGATCGTAGGCTTTGCAGCATTCGCCTACACAGTCAAGTACGTGCTGAGGAGCATAGCCCAGGAGTGA
- the LOC129105921 gene encoding RING finger protein 224-like codes for MFVDEEFECVVCCNEYSRSLRVPRVLHCSHTFCAPCLERLAQLNGVIRSVSCPLCRWITCTRASLTLPGALWVNTDIWDQIVEERQLKSPESLEDLSKTKTQLIKSTL; via the coding sequence ATGTTCGTAGACGAAGAGTTCGAGTGTGTCGTTTGCTGCAACGAGTACTCTCGCAGCCTCCGGGTCCCCAGGGTGCTCCACTGCAGCCACACCTTCTGTGCACCCTGCCTGGAGAGACTGGCCCAGCTGAACGGTGTCATCCGCAGCGTCTCCTGCCCGCTGTGCCGCTGGATTACCTGCACCCGAGCCAGTCTGACCCTGCCCGGGGCCCTGTGGGTTAACACGGATATCTGGGACCAGATTGTGGAGGAGCGGCAGTTGAAATCACCTGAATCTTTGGAGGATTTAAGCAAGACGAAGACCCAACTCATTAAGTCAACACTGTGA